A window of Geotrypetes seraphini chromosome 16, aGeoSer1.1, whole genome shotgun sequence genomic DNA:
ttacaagaGCTTTTTAGCgttggccggcacgctgaatgcacTGCGTCTCAGTGGATGCAATGAAGGTATCTACCCGCGTCTATCTGAAAAATAGGTGTGGTTTGCGGGTGGGGTTTGTATGTGGATTGAGTTAGAAACTTCTAGACACCTACATTAGATACCGCTATTTTAAGCTAAGGAAatcttggcctaatataccagtgtcTAAGTTACatatgcctagtggtgcctaacctGGTTTAGATACTGCTatacatgattctataaactgcacctactTTTGAATGACATGCAATAGGTGCCATTTTCCTAGGCATCTACCGATTTAGGGAACATTTAAAGAATCAGGCCAATTATGTCTCACATTTGGATCgttccaataagaacataagatttgccgctgctgggtcagatcagtgctccatcgtgcctagcagtcctctctcgcggcggtccttaggtcaaagaccagtgccctattttagtcaagcccaggggtgggcaactccgggcCCCAAGGggtggaatccagtcaggttttcagaatttccccaatgaatatgcattgaaatctttcaatgcatattcattggggaaatcctgaaaacccgactggattccagccctcaaggaccggagttgcccattcTTGGGCtacccttacctgcgtatgttctgttccagtaggaacttctCAAACctattcttgaatccctgaagggtgcctATGGaacagcgttccagatttctaccactctctaggtgaagaagaacttccttacatttgtacggaatctattcccttctaACTATTCCCTCTCGTTcgcttcaccttggagagggtgaacaatctctctttctctactacgtcaattcccttcaatatcaaTATGATTTTTTTGTTCATATTTCTACACACATTTTTATCTTTACAGTTCACATGTAGGCAAGAATGAATTTTACTGAGATTACTCCAAAGTATTTTGTTATCAACGGCATTACCTTGGAACAAAATTGCTTCCTCCATGTCAATTAAACCATATATTAAATGTTCCATAGGAAAATATTTCAGTAGATTTGTCCCAATAAAAGATATATTAAAGTTCACAATCTatgtccctcttttactaagccatggtagaagtttctactgcagcccgcaCGTCTAAATGTTCTGGTGCACCAAGGAAgtcaatgagcgtcagagcagtgtcagagcatttagtgcttcaggccacagtagaaacctctactgtattcgtatttctttatttataccccgcctttcccaaggtgaGTCACAGCAAGGTACacacacaaacagaatcacatacaatacaacaaatcaaacaTCGATAtgacacaataataataataatgtaaagcctcctaaaattacaaaaaggctaccagcgcctcgcatcaaaaaaactataaatcaagtcccatgcttcatcttacagaagagatgtttcttcaacattttcttaaaactactcaaactagATTGCTGTCATAAATATCCCGGAAGTTGATTCCACTCACGAGGACCCACACACGTCAATATGCTAGCTTTAGACACGGCTAGCCGCAGCTGTTTTACTGTCGGAATATGTAGGTCATTGTGAGTCACCGAGCACAACATGTGCTGTAGttcatatggcagaatgctatccatcaaatATTTCGGAGCCTTATTGTATATACAAAGATGCACCATAACCAGTAATTTTTTAACATATTAAAAAGGCATGTATATGATTACTGCCTGAAGTGGCAGCAGCTCTacttttgaaaatttttcaaattcCTATTTTTACCAATTCTTTTGTTCAAAACACCATGCACTTCCTTATTTCTCAGGGTGTAAATCAATGGGTTCATCATTGGGATTAAAACAGCATAGAACAAAGCAAACGATTTGTCAACAACAGGGGAATGACAGGATTTGGGAAGTGAGTAGGTAATTATGGTTGTGCCGTAGAATAGACACACAGAGGTCAGATGGGAGgcgcaggtggagaaggctttctGTCTTCCCTCTGCAGATCGGATTCGGAGGATGGTGGACAGAATGCGGATATAGGAGACAAGGATAAACAGAAAGGGCATGAGGACGAAAATCACGATGCCTATGAAAATTgaaagttcagttttggaggtaTCACGGCAAGAAAGCTTAAGGATAGGAGGGACGTCACAAAAAAAGTGATCGATCCTGTTTGGGCCACAGAAAGGCAAGCTAAAGACTAAGACAGTCTGTCCAAACATAGACACAATTCCAGTAATCCAAGAAGATGCAACCAAATTGGCACATGTTGTCTTCTTCATGATGGTAGAATAGTGCAGTGGGCTGCAGATAGCCACATAGCGGTCGTAAGACATCACAGCCAGAAGGCAACACTCGACAACCCctagaaaaataaagaaatacatctGTGTGGCACAAGCGAAAAAAGAAACACTTTTGTCTTCCACCAAAAAGTTCACCAACATCTTGGGGACAGTGACGGAGGTATAGCAGATCTCCAGGAAAGCGAGGTTCCTGATGAAATAGTACATCGGTTTCTTAAGGAGAGAATCTGCTGTTACTATCAAAATGATTGTGACATTCCCTAACAGCGTGAAAACATATATCAACAGAAATATTAGGAAGAGTAAACACTGCACAGTTGGGTCACTTGAGAAGCCCAAGAGGATGAACTCTG
This region includes:
- the LOC117349685 gene encoding olfactory receptor 10A4-like; this translates as MIRKNQSFVTEFILLGFSSDPTVQCLLFLIFLLIYVFTLLGNVTIILIVTADSLLKKPMYYFIRNLAFLEICYTSVTVPKMLVNFLVEDKSVSFFACATQMYFFIFLGVVECCLLAVMSYDRYVAICSPLHYSTIMKKTTCANLVASSWITGIVSMFGQTVLVFSLPFCGPNRIDHFFCDVPPILKLSCRDTSKTELSIFIGIVIFVLMPFLFILVSYIRILSTILRIRSAEGRQKAFSTCASHLTSVCLFYGTTIITYSLPKSCHSPVVDKSFALFYAVLIPMMNPLIYTLRNKEVHGVLNKRIGKNRNLKNFQK